Part of the Oerskovia paurometabola genome is shown below.
TCGTGCGTGCCCAGGCGACGGCAGCCTCGCCCTTGGCCGCCCCGGAGTCGGGAGGCGTGACCGGAGGCGTCACGGGAGGAGTGACGGGCGGGGTCACGGGGGGCGTGACCGGCGGCGTCACGGGAGGGGTGACCGGGGGTGTCACCGGCGGGGTCACGGGCGGAGCCACGGGCGGGGCGACAGGCGGCGTGACGGGTGGCGGCGTGGTCGTCGAGCCGCTGCCCGCGCCGGGCGAGGGCACGCTCTGGCCCCCACGGTCGGCCTGCGCCCGCTCCTCGGCTGCACGCCGCCGTTCGGCGTCGATCGCGTCCTGACGCTGCCGCTCGACCTCGACGGTCGTGGACCGGGCTGCGGCGAGGTCCACCAGGAGCTCGTCGCGACGGGCGGCGGCGGCGCTGACGGCGCCGTCGATGTTCTGCTGCGCCTCGAGCGCGGTCGTGTAGGCCTGCTCGGCCCGCTCGCTCGCCGCGGCCCGCGCCTCCTGGGCCGCGACGGACCGGGCGCGCGCCGAGTCGGCCAGGGCCCGCGCGGTGCGGTGCCCGTCGGCCACCGTCTGGACCTTGCGACCCGTGAGCCGCTGCGCCTGCTCGGACTGGACGATCTGGTCGAGCTCGTCGGCGTCGAGCACGACGCGGAGCGTGTCGAGCGACCCGCCGGACTGGCGGGACGCACGGTAGGTCGCGCCCATCGCGGAACGAGCCGCCGCCTCACCGGCCTCGGCCGTGGTGAGCGCGGCCTTCGCCGCCTCGACCTCGGCTGCGGCGGCCTCGAGGGCGCTCTGCGCCTCACCGGCCTCCTCGGCGGCGAGGCCCGCACGCGTCCAGGCGTCGTCCTGCTGGTCCGCGAGGGTGGCGAGGTCCGCCTCGATGTCGGCGACGCGCTGGGCCACCGCGCGTTCGTCCTGCTGCGCCGAGCGGAGGTCGTCGTCGCTCGGGGGGTCGGCCTCCGCGGCGGGTACGACACCGCCGGTGAGAGTCACGGCCAGCGCGGCCACGATCGCGAGCCGGCCCGCCCCGCGCGGCGTCCCGGGGTCCTGGGGCGCGCGACGTCGTCGGGCGGGGGTGGCCTGCTGGGGGGAAGGCTGCGAGATCGTCACGCTCCTCCTATGCGTCGTCGGGACGGGTCGGCCGCGCACCTGCGGCCGCGCGCCGCGAGGGCGGCGGACGTCCAGTCTCTCCGGCGGTCCGCCGGGCGGCGACCCGGCACACGGGTGAACGGGGCCCGCCCCGGGGTGAACATCACCCCCACGGGTCTCGCATCGCGAGACGGGGGTATCGCCGGATGAGATGCCGACCTAGTCTCGGGACATGACCTGCCGTCGAATGTGTAGCTGACCCCCAGCGCACGTTCGCCTGCCCTGCGGGCGGCACCCGGACGCACCTCGGACCGGCGACCTAGACGACGACCGTCAGCCGCAGCCCCGACGTCCGGCCGGACCCGCCCACCGCGTGCGCACCAGTCCCCTCACTGCCCCGCCGCGGACCGCCCCGGAACTAGGCCACCGGACGCACCTGCGGCTCCCTCCCCCGCACCCCAAGGAGCCACCATGAGCACCGAGCCCCGCTGGTCCTTCGAGACCCGCCAGATCCACGCCGGCCAGACGCCCGACCCCACCACCGGGGCCCGCGCGCTGCCGATCTACCAGACCACGTCGTTCGTCTTCCCCGACGCGGGCGTCGCCGCCGACCGATTCGCCCTCAAGGACCTCGGCCCCATCTACACGCGCATCGGCAACCCGACCGCCGAGGTCGTCGAGAACCGCATCGCCAACCTCGAGGGCGGCGTCGGCGCACTCCTCCTCGCGTCCGGCCAGGCCGCGACCACCTTCGCGATCCTCAACGTCGCCGAGGCAGGCGACCACATCGTGGCCAGCCCGTCGCTGTACGGCGGCACGTACAACCTGCTCCAGTACTCGCTCGCCAAGCTCGGCATCGAGACCACGTGGGTCACCGACCCGCACGACCCGCAGGCCTGGCGCGACGCGGCCCGCCCGAACACCAAGGCGTTCTTCGCCGAGACCATCCCCAACCCGAAGGCCGACATCCTCGACATCGAGGCCGTGGCCGCCGCCGCGCACGAGGTCGGCGTCCCGCTCATCGTCGACAACACGGTCGCGACGCCCTACCTGCTGCGCCCCATCGAGTTCGGCGCGGACATCGTCATCCACTCCGCGACCAAGTACCTCGGCGGGCACGGCTCCGCGATCGGCGGCGTGATCGTCGACTCCGGGAACTTCGACTTCTCCAAGGACCCCGAGCGGTTCGCGAGCTTCAACACCCCCGACCCCAGCTACAACGGGATCGTGTACGCCCGCGACCTGGGCGTGGACGGCATCCTCGGCGCGAACCTCGCCTACATCCTCAAGGCGCGCGTGCAGCTCCTGCGGGACCTCGGCTCGGCCATCTCGCCGTTCAACGCGTTCCTCATCGCCCAGGGCATCGAGACCCTGTCGCTGCGCGTCGAGCGCCACGTCGAGAACGCCAAGACCGTCGCGGCCTGGCTCGAGTCGCGCGACGACGTCGTGTCCGTGGGGTACGCGGGCCTCCCGTCGAGCCCCTGGTACGCCAACGCGCAGAAGTACACGCCGCGCGGTGCGGGCGCGATCGTCACGTTCGAGCTCGACGGCGGCGCCGACGCCGGGCAGGCGTTCGTGTCCGCGCTCACGCTCCACTCGAACGTCGCCAACATCGGCGACGTCCGCTCGCTCGTCATCCACCCGGCGTCCACGACGCATGCCCAGCTCAGCCCCGAGGAGCAGGTCAAGGCCGGCGTCACGCCGGGCCTCGTCCGCCTGTCCGTCGGGATCGAGCACGTCGACGACATCCTCGCGGACCTCGAGGCGGGGTTCACCGCCGCGAAGGCCGCACTGGGGTCCGACGCCGCGGCCGCTGCCTCGGTCGCGGCGGAGTAGGGCGCCGGGACACGCGATGACGATTCTGGACGGCCGGGGCGCGCCCGGTGCCCCGGCCGTACAGTGGACGGCGATGACCTCTCCGGCTCCCTCCGCGTCCCCGCGCCCGCTGCGCGGGTCGGACTCGCGTGCACGGGCCAAGGCGCCCGTCCCGGCCTCGGCCGCGTGGCGCGAGGGGGACGACGCCGGGGACCGCCTCTTCGCCGACGTCGGCACGTTCGACCTCGAGGCCGGGGGCAGGCTCCCGGACGTGCGCGTGGCGTACGAGACCTGGGGAACGCTCGCGCCCGACGGCTCCAACGCCGTGCTCGTGCTGCACGCGCTGACCGGGGACTCGCACGTCGTCGGTCCGACCGGACCCGGTCACCTGTCCGCGGGCTGGTGGGAGGCGATGGTCGGGCCGGGCGCCCCCATCGACACCGACCGGTACTTCGTCGTCGCGCCCAACGTGCTCGGCGGCTGCCAGGGCACCACGGGCCCCGCGTCCGACGCGCCGGACGGCCGCCCGTGGGGCGGGCGCTTCCCCCGCGTGACGACCCGCGACCAGGTCGCCGTCGAGATCGAGCTCGCGCGCGCCCTGGGCATCACGTCGTGGGAGCTCGTGATCGGCGCGTCCATGGGCGGGCTACGCGTCCTCGAGTGGGCGATCCTCGGCCCCGAGGCGGGCATCACGGTCGAGTCGGTCGCGGTCATCGCGTCCGGTGCCCAGACGTCGGGCGACCAGATCGCGTGGGCGCACCCGCAGCTCGGTGCGATCCGCGCCGACCCGCAGTACCGCGGCGGCGACTACTACGACGTCCCCGACGACCAGGGTCCGCACGTGGGCCTCGGCATCGCGCGGCAGATCGCGCACGCGACCTACCGCAGCGCACGCGAGCTCGACGAACGCTTCGGCCGCCTGCCGCAGGGCGGCGAGGACCCGTTCACCGACGGGCGCTACGCCGTCCAGTCCTACCTGGACCACCACGGCGACAAGCTCTCGCGCCGCTTCGACGCGAACTCCTACGTCGTGCTCACCGAGTCCATGCTGACGCACGACCTGGGCCGCGACCGCGGCGGCGTCGATGCGGCCCTGGGCCAGATCACGGCCCGCGCGCTCGTCGTGGCCGTCGACACCGACCGCCTGTTCCTCCCCGAGCACTCGGCACGGATCGCCCAGGGCATCCCGGGCGCGCAGCCGCTGCGGCTCCTGCACTCGGAGTTCGGGCACGACGGGTTCCTCATCGAGTTCGACCAGCTCGGGCCCATGGTCACGCAGTTCCTCGGGGAGCGCGCGCAGGTCTGAGCCTCTGGAGCTCAGTCGCTGGTTCGCCGGGCCCACACCCGTCCCATCCCTTGCGCCGTGCGTGACGCCGCGGCCCGCACCCGGCACGATGTCACCATGACCGCAGACCTGGCCGAGGCCACCGCAGCCCTCCGTACCCAGTGGGACCGCCTCGAGAGGTGGCTCGGGTCGCTCGACGACACCCTGGACGACGCGGTCGACCAGCCCAGCGTCCTGGACGGCTGGACCGTGGGTGAGCTCGTGTCCCACCTGGGCCGGGCCATGGACGCGCTCGTGGCCGCAGGCCCGGTCGCCCCCGGCACCAACCCGCTCACGCTCGCCGAGTACCTCGGCACCTACCCCGAGCGCGCCGAGCAGATCGCCCAGGTGACCCGCGCCCTCGACGAGGAGATCGCGGCGGACCGCCTGGCGGCCGTCTCCGGGTACGCCCGGCGCGCGTTCGCACGGCTCGACGAGCTCGCCCCCACCGAGACCGTGGTCCAGGCCCGCCGCGGCCCCATCACGCTGCGCGACATGGTGGTCTCGCGCCTCATCGAGCTCGTCGTGCACGCCGACGACCTGGAGCGCAGCCTGCCGGGCGTCGCCGAGAAGGCCGTCGACCGGGGCGCTCTGGACCTCGTCGCGGCCGAGCTGCTGCGCATCGTCGTGACGCGCGGCGGCTGGAGCCTCGAGGTCGTCGACCCTCGCCTGTGGGTCCGCCTCGCGACGGGCCGCATCCCCTACGACGTCGACGACCTGGCCCGCGCGCTCGCGCCGCTCCACACCTCGGACTCGGTGCCGGACCTGGGGCGCATGCTGCCGCTGCTCTGAGCACGCCGCCGCGCCACGTGCGCGAGACGGGTGGTCGTGCGCGAGACGGGTCCCGGGGACCGGCGCGCAACCACCCGTCTCGCGCAGAAGGACCCATCTCACCGGACACGGGCGGGTCCGCCGCCCCAGGCGACCCAACTATGCTCGACCGGTGGTGAACGACGTGCGGGTGACGGTCCTGGCAGGCGGAGTGGGTGGCGCGAAGCTCGCCCACGGTATGGAGCTCGCGGGAGCCGACCTCACGGTCGTGGTCAACACGGCCGACGACGTCGAGCTGCACGGCCTCGCGATCAGCCCGGACCTGGACACCGTGACGTACACGCTCGCGGGCCTCGCCGACGACGTGCGCGGCTGGGGCCTCGCCGGGGAGACCTACGCGACGCTCGACGCCCTGCGCCGCCTGGGCGAGGACACGTGGTTCACGCTGGGCGACAAGGACCTCGCGACGCACGTCGCGCGCACGGCCCGCCTGCGCGCGGGGGCCACGCTGACCGAGGTCACGGCGCAGATCACCGGCTCGCTCGGGGTCCGCTCGCGCCTGCTGCCCATGACGGACGACCTCGTGGCGACCGTCGTCGAGACCGCCGACGGGCCGCTGGGCTTCCAGGAGTACTTCGTCGCCCGCCAGCACCGCGACGAGGTCCTGGGGCTGACGTTCGTGGGCGCCGAGCAGGCGTCCCCGGCCCCGGGCGTGCTCGACGCGGTCTCGGGGGCCGACCTGCTGGTCGTCGCCCCGTCGAACCCGTTCCTGTCGATCGAGCCGATCCTCAGCGTGCCGGGCGTGCGTGACACCCTCGCGTCCTCGTCGGCCCGCCGCGTCGCGGTGAGCCCGATCGTCGGCGGCCGCGCGCTCAAGGGCCCTGCGGCGTCGGTCCTCGCAAGCCTGGGGCACGACGTCTCGGCGCTCGGCGTCGCGCGCCTGTACGTGGGGCTGGTCGACGTCATGTGCATCGACGAGGCCGACCGCGACCTCGCGCCCGCGATCGAGGCCTTGGGCCTCGAGGTCCTCGTGACGGACACGGTCATGGGCGGGGCGCAGGGCCGCGAGCGCCTGGCGCGCGAGTTGCTCGCGGCATCGGCATGACGCCCGACGGCGCCGCTCACCCCGCGGTCACGGGTGCGGCGGGAGCGTCCCCGGGCCGGCAGCGTGTCGTCGCCGTGGTGCCGCTGCGCGACGGCTCGTCGGGCAAGTCGCGGCTCGCGACCGTGCTCGACCCGGCCGAGCGCAGCCGCCTGATCGCGACGCTCGCGCGGCACGTGGTGCGCACGCTGCTCGCGAGCGGGTCCGTGGAGCGGGTGCTCGTGGTGACGTCGGACCCTCGTTTCACGTGGCGTGCGCTGGGGAGCCTGGTCGAGCCGGTGCCGCCACCGATGGACGACGCCCCGCCGACGGTGACCGGCACTCCCGCCGGGGGGGACGGCG
Proteins encoded:
- a CDS encoding bifunctional o-acetylhomoserine/o-acetylserine sulfhydrylase: MSTEPRWSFETRQIHAGQTPDPTTGARALPIYQTTSFVFPDAGVAADRFALKDLGPIYTRIGNPTAEVVENRIANLEGGVGALLLASGQAATTFAILNVAEAGDHIVASPSLYGGTYNLLQYSLAKLGIETTWVTDPHDPQAWRDAARPNTKAFFAETIPNPKADILDIEAVAAAAHEVGVPLIVDNTVATPYLLRPIEFGADIVIHSATKYLGGHGSAIGGVIVDSGNFDFSKDPERFASFNTPDPSYNGIVYARDLGVDGILGANLAYILKARVQLLRDLGSAISPFNAFLIAQGIETLSLRVERHVENAKTVAAWLESRDDVVSVGYAGLPSSPWYANAQKYTPRGAGAIVTFELDGGADAGQAFVSALTLHSNVANIGDVRSLVIHPASTTHAQLSPEEQVKAGVTPGLVRLSVGIEHVDDILADLEAGFTAAKAALGSDAAAAASVAAE
- a CDS encoding maleylpyruvate isomerase N-terminal domain-containing protein, translating into MTADLAEATAALRTQWDRLERWLGSLDDTLDDAVDQPSVLDGWTVGELVSHLGRAMDALVAAGPVAPGTNPLTLAEYLGTYPERAEQIAQVTRALDEEIAADRLAAVSGYARRAFARLDELAPTETVVQARRGPITLRDMVVSRLIELVVHADDLERSLPGVAEKAVDRGALDLVAAELLRIVVTRGGWSLEVVDPRLWVRLATGRIPYDVDDLARALAPLHTSDSVPDLGRMLPLL
- the cofD gene encoding 2-phospho-L-lactate transferase is translated as MVNDVRVTVLAGGVGGAKLAHGMELAGADLTVVVNTADDVELHGLAISPDLDTVTYTLAGLADDVRGWGLAGETYATLDALRRLGEDTWFTLGDKDLATHVARTARLRAGATLTEVTAQITGSLGVRSRLLPMTDDLVATVVETADGPLGFQEYFVARQHRDEVLGLTFVGAEQASPAPGVLDAVSGADLLVVAPSNPFLSIEPILSVPGVRDTLASSSARRVAVSPIVGGRALKGPAASVLASLGHDVSALGVARLYVGLVDVMCIDEADRDLAPAIEALGLEVLVTDTVMGGAQGRERLARELLAASA
- a CDS encoding C40 family peptidase codes for the protein MTISQPSPQQATPARRRRAPQDPGTPRGAGRLAIVAALAVTLTGGVVPAAEADPPSDDDLRSAQQDERAVAQRVADIEADLATLADQQDDAWTRAGLAAEEAGEAQSALEAAAAEVEAAKAALTTAEAGEAAARSAMGATYRASRQSGGSLDTLRVVLDADELDQIVQSEQAQRLTGRKVQTVADGHRTARALADSARARSVAAQEARAAASERAEQAYTTALEAQQNIDGAVSAAAARRDELLVDLAAARSTTVEVERQRQDAIDAERRRAAEERAQADRGGQSVPSPGAGSGSTTTPPPVTPPVAPPVAPPVTPPVTPPVTPPVTPPVTPPVTPPVTPPVTPPVTPPDSGAAKGEAAVAWARTKIGAPYLWGGTGPAYDCSGLTSQAWASVGVNITRTSRSQYARVAKIAYSQLRPGDLIFYGTNPNDPSTIWHVAMYIGNGQMIEAIYEGKPVQISSVRWSSTMPYAGRP
- the metX gene encoding homoserine O-acetyltransferase MetX; translation: MTSPAPSASPRPLRGSDSRARAKAPVPASAAWREGDDAGDRLFADVGTFDLEAGGRLPDVRVAYETWGTLAPDGSNAVLVLHALTGDSHVVGPTGPGHLSAGWWEAMVGPGAPIDTDRYFVVAPNVLGGCQGTTGPASDAPDGRPWGGRFPRVTTRDQVAVEIELARALGITSWELVIGASMGGLRVLEWAILGPEAGITVESVAVIASGAQTSGDQIAWAHPQLGAIRADPQYRGGDYYDVPDDQGPHVGLGIARQIAHATYRSARELDERFGRLPQGGEDPFTDGRYAVQSYLDHHGDKLSRRFDANSYVVLTESMLTHDLGRDRGGVDAALGQITARALVVAVDTDRLFLPEHSARIAQGIPGAQPLRLLHSEFGHDGFLIEFDQLGPMVTQFLGERAQV